The following coding sequences lie in one Falco biarmicus isolate bFalBia1 chromosome 21 unlocalized genomic scaffold, bFalBia1.pri SUPER_21_unloc_3, whole genome shotgun sequence genomic window:
- the BRD2 gene encoding bromodomain-containing protein 2 isoform X1 gives MDMGTIKRRLENNYYWGAAECMQDFNTMFTNCYIYNKPTDDIVLMAQTLEKIFLQKVAQMPPEEQEIVVPVAKNSHKKGASRAAALLAGLTAAQQVPAVSSVSHTAVYTPSPDIPTTIVNIPHPSVISAPLLKSLHSTAPAVLAAPAPTQPVAKKKGVKRKADTTTPTTTAIIATSGESSPSATLLEAKAAKIPARRESGRPIKPPKKDLPDSQQHQTSKKGKLSEQLKYCNGILKELLSKKHAAYAWPFYKPVDASALGLHDYHEIIKHPMDLSTIKRKMENRDYHDAQEFAADVRLMFSNCYKYNPPDHDVVAMARKLQDVFEFSYAKMPDEPQDASPPSVSAPLTGALSKSSSEESSSDEDEDDEDDEDDEEDESSSESSSESEESSDSEEERANRLAELQEQLRAVHEQLAALSQGPVSKPKKKREKKKKKKSEKHKGRGGDEEARARQAQLRKAKKAGGGGGGTGGGGGGSSKNAKKAAKAALPPPPALYDSEEEEESKPMTYDEKRQLSLDINKLPGEKLGRVVHIIQSREPSLRDSNPEEIEIDFETLKPSTLRELERYVLSCLRKKPRKPYSESKCRGGDGDAARWVFWGVWTLN, from the exons ATGGACATGGGGACGATCAAGCGACGCTTGGAGAACAATTATTACTGGGGGGCTGCGGAGTGCATGCAGGACTTCAACACCATGTTCACCAACTGCTACATCTACAACAAG CCCACGGATGACATTGTGCTGATGGCCCAAACCCTGGAGAAGATTTTCCTGCAGAAGGTGGCTCAGATGCCACCAGAAGAGCAGGAGATCGTGGTGCCGGTGGCCAAGAACAGCCATAAAAAGGGAGCGTCCCGGGCAGCAG CGCTCCTGGCGGGACTCACAGCTGCTCAGCAAGTGCCGGCTGTCTCCTCGGTGTCCCACACCGCGGTCTACACCCCAAGCCCCGACATCCCCACCACCATCGTCAACATTCCCCACCCATCCGTGATCTCCGCTCCGCTCCTCAAATCACTGCACTCCACCGCCCCGGCCGTCCTGGCTGCGCCCGCTCCCACCCAGCCCGTGGCCAAG aaaaagGGTGTGAAGCGGAAAGCggacaccaccacccccaccaccacgGCCATAATCGCCACCAGCGGGGAGTCCTCGCCCTCCGCCACCTTGCTGGAGGCCAAGGCGGCCAAAATCCCGGCACGCCGGGAGAGCGGTCGCCCCATCAAACCCCCCAAGAAGGACTTACCGGATTCGCAGCAGCACCAGACATCCAAGAAGGGTAAATTATCGGAGCAGCTCAAGTACTGCAACGGGATCCTCAAGGAGCTGCTCTCCAAGAAGCACGCGGCCTACGCCTGGCCCTTCTACAAGCCCGTCGACGCCTCGGCCCTGGGGCTGCACGACTACCACGAGATCATCAAGCACCCCATGGACCTCAGCACCATCAag CGGAAGATGGAGAACCGGGATTACCACGACGCGCAGGAATTCGCCGCCGACGTCCGGTTAATGTTTTCCAACTGCTACAAGTACAACCCGCCCGACCACGACGTGGTGGCCATGGCTCgcaagctgcag GATGTCTTCGAGTTCAGCTACGCCAAGATGCCGGATGAACCGCAGGACGCCAGCCCCCCCTCGGTGTCGGCCCCGCTTACCGGTGCCCTCTCCAAATCCTCCTCCGAGGAATCGTCCAGCGACGAGGACGAGGATGACGAGGACGACGAAGACGACGAGGAAGACGAAAGCAGCAGCGAGAGCTCGTCGGAGAGCGAGGAGAGCTCGGATTCGGAGGAGGAACGCGCCAACCGCCTGGCcgagctgcaggagcag CTGCGGGCCGTGCACGAGCAGCTGGCTGCCCTCTCACAGGGCCCCGTTTCCAAACccaaaaagaagagggaaaagaagaaaaagaagaaatcgGAGAAGCACAAAGGCCGGGGAGGTGACGAGGAGGCCCGGGCGCGGCAAGCCCAGCTCCGTAAAGCCAAGAAAgccggtggcggcggcggtgggaccggtggcggcggcggcggcagctcCAA GAACGCGAAGAAAGCGGCGAAAGCAGCgttgccgccgccgccggcgctTTACGATTcggaggaggaagaggagagtaAACCCATGACGTACGACGAGAAACGGCAGCTGAGTTTAGATATCAACAAGCTGCCGGGCGAGAAGCTGGGCCGCGTGGTGCACATCATCCAGTCGCGGGAGCCTTCCCTGCGCGACTCCAACCCCGAGGAGATCGAGATCGACTTCGAGACCCTCAAACCCTCGACGCTGCGGGAGCTGGAGCGTTACGTCCTCTCCTGCCTGCGCAAGAAACCCCGCAAGCCCTACAGCGAAAGTAAGTGCCgcgggggggacggggacgcCGCGAGGTGGGTTTTCTGGGGGGTCTGGACCCTAAATTGA
- the LOC130143289 gene encoding class II histocompatibility antigen, M alpha chain-like — MGAAGWSGVPLAGLLWGALAGAVPQEPVVHILAEVLFCQPAMPSLGLALTFDADQLFWFNFPRSRWTPQLPDIPPWPPSLETPQQLLRDATFCQDLRRQLTALATGHLPESKGIPMADVFPAQPLRLGEANTLVCLVGNIFPPAVDISWQLDGVPITQGVTHTPYTPTANLAFTRFSYLRVTPAAGDVYACVITHEGDNSSVVAYWVPQEPVSSEELETALCGAAMALGILLALLGIAMILAAQRGARG; from the exons ATGGGTGCTGCGGGCTGGAGCGGGGTCCCgctggctgggctgctctggggggCCCTGGCGGGGGCTGTCCCCCAAG AGCCCGTGGTGCACATCCTGGCCGAGGTGCTGTTCTGCCAGCCCGCCATGCCCTCGCTGGGGCTGGCGCTGACCTTCGACGCCGACCAGCTCTTCTGGTTCAACTTCCCCCGCTCCCGCTggaccccccagctccccgaCATCCCCCCCTGGCCCCCATCCCTGGAGACCCCTCAGCAGCTCCTCCGGGATGCCACGTTCTGCCAGGACCTGCGCCGCCAGCTCACCGCGCTGGCCACCGGCCACCTGCCGGAGTCCAAGG gcATCCCCATGGCCGACGTCTTCCCGGCGCAACCGTTGAGGTTGGGTGAAGCCAACACGCTGGTGTGCCTGGTGGGCAACATCTTCCCGCCGGCGGTGGACATCAGTTGGCAGCTGGATGGGGTCCCCATCACCCAGGGGGTCACCCACACCCCCTACACCCCTACGGCCAACCTGGCCTTCACCCGCTTCTCCTACCTACGGGTGACCCCCGCCGCCGGTGACGTCTACGCCTGTGTCATCACCCACGAAGGGGACAACTCCTCCGTGGTCGCCTACTGGG TACCCCAAGAGCCCGTCTCCTCCGAGGAGCTGGAGACGGCGCTGTGCGGTGCCGCCATGGCGCTGGGCatcctgctggcactgctgggcaTCGCCATGATCCTGGCGGCACAGCGCGGCGCACGCG GTTGA